The sequence CATCTTCAATATGTGTTCCcatctgtgtttacatgtctgtATGCCAGTATTGATTCAATGACTCTTCCAAAGACGTCATTTTTGAGACCAGAAGAAACTTAATTCACTTCTGGATTCAGTGAAATTCATAAGAGGATCAGTAATCATAACAGATATTTATATTGCTTACCTCAGTGCAGTACAAACGTAATGCTGTGAAGTCCCATTTCTTTGCGTGTGAGGCACTGTATTTCAAAACTGCATCCTGTACCAAGCAAATTCCATTATCATATTAAAGCGACAAGCAAAATTAAACACTTTAAGTCAGAATTACTATATTCATGTATGAAAAGAAATTCTGAGAGACTGTATAGTGCCTCACAGTTCCTGGGCTCATTGTGCCATCTTGTGGCATAGTTTGGTCACAACAACTACAGTGCCTGGggcatgaaatgaaataaattaggtcctgccagtaaaaaaaacacatacatgaaACTTACCTTCAAATCAAGTGGACTTGTAAATGTCTTGTTTAAAGTTTCCTTGATCAACTCCCACCGACTCTTATTTTGCAgttgttgtgtttcctgtggaGGTGCAACTTTTGTTAGGTCTCTGCAGGGTGAATAAAGTTCAgatttaaaaatgcaaagaatAATAATTCTGTGTTGCTGTGCCTATTTCTTGCACTGATTTCATACCTTCATTTAATAAGTACTGTGCCCAAACATTTCTATACCATCATTTGCTCCccactgtgtgtttcatttaCGCACATGTAAATTTGAGAAATGACTAGCTGCTCTGAAAAATTATAACCTCAGTCTGAATGGATGAGCACTGTGACTTCTAGGATCTTCTGGCAGAAATGATGTTTTAACActctcaaaaaaaaactaattacaaTTAAATATCACAGTGCTCATCCTATTACCTTCATTGGTAACAACaataaactgaatatatattCAGTGAGTCATATAATGGGATTGCACTGTTTACATGACCTATATTAAATCGCTAGTGTTAATCTGTGTAATTAAAAGCAGTCTATCAAATATTTGAATATGCTATTTATGTATCTTTATAATATAATCCATGACTGCAACTGTTTTCATACTGACAGGTCTACAAACATGTGAACCATTACCTCATCCTCCACAGGAAACAGGTTACTACTGGAACAAGGCATCTTGACATGGACATCGTCCCAGGTGTCCTTAAACCTAGTAGGATATGGAACAGGAATTGTACCTTTCTGTAGAAGGTCTGTCTGTCAATGGGCGTGGATGAAAAAATGGCATTAATACATGCTATATCTGTATGTAAACCAAACAGTCGTATTAACAATTGTGTTTCATTACCCTACTCCATTTTGGATCAGGTTTTAAGATTATAAAATACTGATTTGATAAGATGCCACTCTACACCAACCCTGGAcatgttaatattttaaaaagactttgaagggctaaacTGCACTTAACATACTAATATTACTGTTGCCATTTGATATATACAAGATTCTGAATGACTTATAATCATAATGAAATTACTGTATGTTTCTATGATATAACCAACCAAAGTGctgtgaataattaaaaaataataattaagaaAATAGAAAGAACTGCTCAAACCCTTATCATCACAGTGTGCTGGCCAGGGACATCCTTGAGTGGAGGAAGCAGTCTGCCACATCCAGGCATTCTCTTAAGTTCACTGATTGGAGTCCCCAGCCATTTGACTTCAGGCTTGACATCAGCAGATGTATTTTCCTTATCTGCATCTTGTTTATCTGAAGACTTATCTGGTCTGCCCCATCTCACAGGTGCATGTGGAGATGAGGTCCCTGAAAAGAAATCTGTTATTTTGGTGTTGTGTTTGACAGAGCCCTCTGAGCTTGCTGAGCATGCTTCCATTTCTTGTTTTCCAAATCCACCATCATTGTGGGACAATGTCTGCACAAGCCCACTCCCTGCTGAGTCCTTGGAAGATGGTGACACCGGACTGTCTTGCTCCAGGTCTTGTGACGTCAAGGGTTGGGTTTCTTCATCCATGTCAGAGACTACAGGTTCTTCAGCATTTTGGCAGTCCAGAGACTGAgttgaagtgctttgagagctACCGTCATCTGTAATATCTGCATCTTGGGTTTGGCACAATTCAGCTGTATTTGGGTTTTTTCTGGGTTTAATCAACCACTGCTCAAGAGTATTTCTGAGCTTCTGTTGGTGTTTGGGGCCAGTTCTTTGATGAGAAACCTTTGTCTTTATGCGTCGCAAACCACCTGCTTCAGTCTTCGGCTGTATATCcattttcactgctgtgttgcttttcctcttttcttcaacTATCGTCTCATCTTCTTTGCTCTTGCTACATAAGGATGGGactgcagaaaaaagaaaaaaacactgttttacaAAAGAAGGAAATACTAAACACAGCCGGGAAAATATTATATAACAAAGTTACCTTGGAGGGAAGATGAAGCAGAATTTGGGGCACTAGTTTCAACCCTGAATCTCTTTGCTAAAGGTTCAAAGTCTGTCAGTTCAGTCATtctgaataaaagaaagaatgacTCACATGAGAAACGTCCATATTGAGACAGACGTCTTGGCAGTTTAAGCATGAAAAGACACAACATGTGAACTCACAATACAACGGGAGCTGACACCACCAATGAGGCGTTTGTCCAGACCTGTCTGTTAGGCAGTCCTTTCTTCAATAATTGAGCAAATCTTGAAGTATAATATGCAGCCATATATGACACAGTGTACTTAAAGAAAGAACATGTCGGTGCTTCAGTCAGGGACGAATTTTTCCCTGTTCCTAAATGCGGACTGACCAAGTGACGTTAACTTTTAAGCGTTAGCGAAATACTTAACGATGCACGAAAATGCTGCTTTGTATTTTAATAACTTTCCGACTTTAAACGACTGTTAGCCAAACATAGCTTATTAGCTTACATGCTAACTAGCTTATTGACTACACCGGGTTGTTAAAACTACTGATAAACAACCTGTTTCAGATAAGCGCTTGAGCAGGCACCGTGTAGAGTGACAGCTTTCTATTACAAAAAGCTTCAAAGTGCCCTCTACGAAACTTTGTTAACCTTTAGTTAACGTTAAAACGCACACCTGTACTTTGCTGCTGTTACTTGATTTTGCTAAAATTCAACAGTGCCGCTGCGTCAAAAGACTTCCGAGGAGCGCGTGACGTAACAACAACTAAAATATCGCGATATTTCCAAATCTGCCCTCACCGTTCATACATAGACTGTATGCGTTCATATTATTTTCTCTGTAGTAAACAATGGTTAAATTTTCATTCAGACACCATCGAAACAAAGCTCGATTTTATTACATATTTACAGTGcctttatatataaaaatgctaatgaaaggaaaaatgtcAGAAGGCAGAACTGCACCCACTTGGGTCAGTTAGTGTTGATACAGCATTGTTAAACCGTCAGTTAAGAATAGCCTAAGTATGTTATAACTGTCTGAGAAAGCTATTCACAAATATTTGCAGTCTTGTAAACCTACCTTTGCcccttgtttgttttcttacgCATCCTGCAGGGTAACCTGTCTACCACTTAGCCACACCCATCATCAGAACGCACCTGACCAGCAGGAAGCGAAAGCACAAACCTTGAACTCATTGCAGGCATAGCATAGGTCTATTGAGGGCATAAGCTAAATACTTTAACCGGGATCATGGTCAGAAAATACATCGTTCTTGTTGGTCTCTTACTTTGTTGCTTTTCTGGGATTTACAGCAAAGGTGAGGCACGGCTGATACAGGTTATATGTCGTGTAGTCCTTCGATGGAGCAGAAAAAGGagcttgttcttcttcttttgtacATGACTgtacaaaagaagaagaacgaGGTGGATTTTTTCCTGATTCgttttatgattttattattttaaagggCACAATTCATTCAGAAGAAAGAGGCCGAAATATTTTTCtattcattttcctgttttgtgttaTGGTTGAATTATTTGTGCTTGTGTCCTGAAAAGAAATTGCATTTGAGAACAAGAATAACTTTTGCTGTCTATTTTCTTCCAGacattttaaatggatttaCATCAAAACTTTCCAAGTACTCAATAGTAAATCCCCAGGTGATTCACAGATGGACAAGGAGTGTCAACAGACCACCACAGTCAAAGGAGGTAGGTAACAATCCTGATTAAATCATCTTTTTATCTGACATGTTAATGTGACACCattgagaatgttttttttttaaccaatttcAGGACTTTGGAGAGGACACAATATCATATGTGCTCAACATAAACAACAGAAAGCACCTCCTTCATCTAAAACGTAACAGGTATCCACCCAAAGTTATTTCACACTGACAATATTGTAATTTGTTAGTGCTTCAGATCAAATATctcatgatttttttctccccttgcCAGAGACTTTTTACACCCAAACTTTGTTAAGTATTTACTTGACGCAACTGGTAACCACAACTCATCATATCCTAAACTACATGTGAGTCATACACTTCACTTCGCATCTGATACATAAGCCTGATTTTACAATCAAACCTTAACCCGCTTTTACTTTCCTTCTCCCAGGTGCATTGCTATTACCATGGAGAGGTAGAGGGATATGAGAATTCAGTGGTGGCGCTCAGCACATGCTCTGGTCTCAGGTCTGTTGCTGGTTTTAGTTCCTCCCTTGAGTGATAAATTGGGCTAGAGCTTGGCTCTGATCCTACATTAACATTTACTGACTTTCAGTGGATCAgtattatgatttatttatgagTTATCATTTCACTATATTTTGTTGACTAAATTAATAATTCAGGGCGACAGAATCACTACATTGACGTTTTGAACACAATAGtgtctttttatatatatatatatatatatatatttatagagagagagagagagaaatattctCTTAAAGATGTGATACTGATTTTAGCCATTTTACAGAGCCACAATAATCAGCTCAgacaatttttttccacttattACAATTGATACAAAGGTTCTACACAAATCTATTTGTGTCCCCATGCTTTTCCATAAGTATATCATGCCAGGTAATGTCACAATGTAGGATTGCAGCGCCACACCCTGGCTTTGACACAGACTAAAAGTGGTGTGTCTGCTATGCACTATTTCTCTTTAGGGGTGTGATCATCTTTGGAAATGAGAGTTACGGTCTTGAGCCTTTGCCACAGTCTGCCACCAGTGAGCACCTTCTGTACCTACTGAAGGACGTCCAGACTGAGCCTGTCGTCTGTGGGGTCGTCAGTGAGGCTGCATCAACACAAAGCCATGAACCCTTTGAACCTGGCCAATCGCTGACTTCACTGCTGCGGGTTAGGATGCTCTCTGCATTCACTTCAACATATTTTCATAATGTGAACAAGTTTTAAAATGGATGGCTGAAGGTTTAAGTGACTgcttttccttattttctgtttgtcctgtttgtcGTTTTAACAGAGGAAGCGCAATTTACCACAGACCAGTTATGTGGAGTTGGTGCTGGTTGTCGATAATCTCAGGGTGCGTGTGTACATCTGTCTATGAAATCACTATTTCGTAAGCGAGAAGGAATTGCTCAGATGCAAGTCAGTAAGCATGACTTGTAAAGCTTTTGCCTTACTCTGACTCATCAGCCTCCTATTGTTTAGCAAGTAGTATGTTTTTCCCCCACAAATGTTGCAGTGCTTTTCGTATGCTGTGCATTATATTGTCAAAAGTATTAACCAGACTATTCTaactgtatttacagtataactttaagaaaagaaatgagactGCAGTACGAGATGAGATGGTGGAAATGGCTAATCTACTGGATGGGGTGAGATTTTAAGTTGTTTGTAAAAGAAACTATTCCAACTTGAATTACTTCTAATGCTGTTTTTGTATCAATGCAGTGCTAttctttaaaatcttttattttctgttctgttctagtATTACAAACAACTGAATATCCGTGTCGTGCTAGTGGGCCTGGAGATTTTTAAGGACAGTAATCCTTTTGATGTGGATGGCTCTGCAGGAGATGTGTTGGGGAGGTTTGTTAAGTGGAGGAAGGAGACTCTTGTACCAAAGATCAAGCATGACGTTGGTCAACTTATTGTGTGAGTAATACCTGttctttgtatgtatgtatgtatgtatgtatgtatgtatgtatgtatgtatttatttatttatgagtaATTTAATGCCATCAGATGACATTAATTGATACAAGCTACAGTCtcattttttctgaaatgtagaGTCAAATTTGTGACTTATCTCTTGGTCCACTTGTTTCTCAGTGGTCGACCCAGTGCATATGGAGGTGTGTTAGGCATGGCCTTCGTGGGCACTGTCTGCTCTGTAGCGACCTCTGGAGGAATCAACGTGGTTAGTTCAACTCCTGTTTAACTTCTAACACCAGCTGACACCATGGTGGTTTGCCAGCTTGAGCTTTTGTGTAGAAACTGACACTGTCTGCATTATTCATTTATAAGTGCAGCTCACTTTCAAAGGCTCTGAATAACACAGGAGTCAAACAGGTTAGACTTGCACACAGTCTTAAGAAGCTCCATGACGAGGCACTTTTTTGTATTATTGGATTCCTTAGATTCTTTTGCTTCATGTTTTATTCCTTTTACCATCACACTGAAGGGAAAAATGACTTCCTGTTCTACTAAAAATAATAACACCTGTGCCCAAAATCTAATTAAATAACATGATGGAACTTCCcatctttcatcttttcccatcaaataaaacaacatttcttcATGTAACTCATATcataaaggttttaaaaagaTCCCCACTGAATGTACttggtgtgtttttacagttcaGCGATAACAACCTGCCATATGTCTCCACTGTTGTGGCGCATGAGATGGGGCATAACCTGGGCATGAGTCATGACAGTGACCGATGCAGCTGTAATGGAGGAAGC comes from Toxotes jaculatrix isolate fToxJac2 chromosome 21, fToxJac2.pri, whole genome shotgun sequence and encodes:
- the LOC121201093 gene encoding poly(ADP-ribose) glycohydrolase isoform X2; protein product: MAAYYTSRFAQLLKKGLPNRQVWTNASLVVSAPVVLMTELTDFEPLAKRFRVETSAPNSASSSLQVPSLCSKSKEDETIVEEKRKSNTAVKMDIQPKTEAGGLRRIKTKVSHQRTGPKHQQKLRNTLEQWLIKPRKNPNTAELCQTQDADITDDGSSQSTSTQSLDCQNAEEPVVSDMDEETQPLTSQDLEQDSPVSPSSKDSAGSGLVQTLSHNDGGFGKQEMEACSASSEGSVKHNTKITDFFSGTSSPHAPVRWGRPDKSSDKQDADKENTSADVKPEVKWLGTPISELKRMPGCGRLLPPLKDVPGQHTVMIRTDLLQKGTIPVPYPTRFKDTWDDVHVKMPCSSSNLFPVEDEETQQLQNKSRWELIKETLNKTFTSPLDLKDAVLKYSASHAKKWDFTALRLYCTEVLEPDAAEHLFDSLLPDMVQLALRASELCTKPIPLLKRGMNHSITMSQEQVACLLANAFFCTFPRRNSRKSEYCNYPDINFVRLFEGSSSKKTEKLKTLMCYFTSVTEQMPTGLVTFTRKSLDKPLDWKSSRTRLTKLHITYEGTIEDDGDGMLQVDFANRFVGGGVTSSGLVQEEIRFLINPELIVSRLFTEALDHNECLIITGTQQYSKYTGYAQTYQFSGSHQDTTPRDGWQRRCTEIVAIDALHFRNFLEQFSPEKFNRELNKAYCGFARPEEQSENLAAVATGNWGCGVFGGDSRLKALLQMLAAAEAGRDVAYFTFGDSQLMTDVHNMHSFLTQRNIGVGEVYDLLGQYYSSVCKSCLSRRPDVSLYSFIYQQSFICIRRSCLTDVSEV
- the LOC121201093 gene encoding poly(ADP-ribose) glycohydrolase isoform X1 → MAAYYTSRFAQLLKKGLPNRQVWTNASLVVSAPVVLMTELTDFEPLAKRFRVETSAPNSASSSLQVPSLCSKSKEDETIVEEKRKSNTAVKMDIQPKTEAGGLRRIKTKVSHQRTGPKHQQKLRNTLEQWLIKPRKNPNTAELCQTQDADITDDGSSQSTSTQSLDCQNAEEPVVSDMDEETQPLTSQDLEQDSPVSPSSKDSAGSGLVQTLSHNDGGFGKQEMEACSASSEGSVKHNTKITDFFSGTSSPHAPVRWGRPDKSSDKQDADKENTSADVKPEVKWLGTPISELKRMPGCGRLLPPLKDVPGQHTVMIRTDLLQKGTIPVPYPTRFKDTWDDVHVKMPCSSSNLFPVEDEETQQLQNKSRWELIKETLNKTFTSPLDLKDAVLKYSASHAKKWDFTALRLYCTEVLEPDAAEHLFDSLLPDMVQLALRASELCTKPIPLLKRGMNHSITMSQEQVACLLANAFFCTFPRRNSRKSEYCNYPDINFVRLFEGSSSKKTEKLKTLMCYFTSVTEQMPTGLVTFTRKSLDKPLDWKSSRTRLTKLHITYEGTIEDDGDGMLQVDFANRFVGGGVTSSGLVQEEIRFLINPELIVSRLFTEALDHNECLIITGTQQYSKYTGYAQTYQFSGSHQDTTPRDGWQRRCTEIVAIDALHFRNFLEQFSPEKFNRELNKAYCGFARPEEQSENLAAVATGNWGCGVFGGDSRLKALLQMLAAAEAGRDVAYFTFGDSQLMTDVHNMHSFLTQRNIGVGEVYDLLGQYYSSVCKSCLSRRPDVSLYSFIYQQVSSSLAPDESDRRSARQHVPTDCH